The Mobula birostris isolate sMobBir1 chromosome 14, sMobBir1.hap1, whole genome shotgun sequence genome includes a region encoding these proteins:
- the nr2f2 gene encoding COUP transcription factor 2 isoform X1, translating into MAMVVSTWRDPQDDVAGAQGTQPPPPQQGPQQPSGAPLTPQTPGQPGAPGTPAQSNQQQGEKQQQHIECVVCGDKSSGKHYGQFTCEGCKSFFKRSVRRNLTYTCRANRNCPIDQHHRNQCQYCRLKKCLKVGMRREVCSFRTAAVQRGRMPPTQPTPGQFALTNGDPLNCHSYLSGYISLLLRAEPYPTSRYGSQCMQPNNIMGIENICELAARLLFSAVEWARNIPFFPDLQITDQVALLRLTWSELFVLNAAQCSMPLHVAPLLAAAGLHASPMSADRVVAFMDHIRIFQEQVEKLKALHVDSAEYSCLKAIVLFTSDACGLSDVAHIESLQEKSQCALEEYVRSQYPNQPTRFGKLLLRLPSLRTVSSSVIEQLFFVRLVGKTPIETLIRDMLLSGSSFNWPYMSIQ; encoded by the exons ATGGCAATGGTAGTTAGTACGTGGCGAGACCCGCAGGACGACGTGGCCGGAGCGCAGGGCACACAGCCACCCCCGCCTCAGCAAGGACCGCAACAGCCTTCTGGAGCACCCCTTACCCCGCAGACCCCGGGCCAGCCGGGAGCCCCGGGCACCCCGGCCCAGTCCAACCAACAGCAAGGCGAGAAGCAGCAGCAGCATATCGAGTGTGTGGTGTGCGGGGATAAATCGAGCGGCAAACACTACGGCCAGTTCACCTGCGAGGGCTGCAAGAGTTTCTTTAAAAGAAGTGTGCGCAGAAACTTGACGTACACATGTCGTGCCAACAGGAACTGCCCCATAGACCAACACCACCGCAATCAGTGTCAGTACTGTCGCCTGAAAAAATGCCTCAAAGTCGGCATGAGACGGGAAG TCTGTTCTTTTCGCACTGCAGCAGTCCAAAGGGGAAGAATGCCACCTACACAACCGACTCCAGGCCAGTTCGCCTTGACAAACGGAGACCCACTCAACTGCCATTCCTATTTATCGGGATATATCTCCCTGTTACTGCGGGCCGAGCCCTACCCGACCTCCCGCTACGGCAGCCAGTGCATGCAACCGAACAATATCATGGGCATTGAAAACATTTGTGAACTGGCCGCGCGGCTGCTCTTCAGCGCCGTGGAATGGGCGAGGAATATCCCTTTCTTCCCGGATCTGCAGATCACAGACCAGGTAGCCCTGCTAAGGCTGACCTGGAGTGAGTTGTTTGTTCTGAACGCTGCCCAGTGCTCCATGCCTCTTCATGTGGCTCCTCTCTTGGCCGCCGCCGGGCTCCATGCGTCTCCTATGTCTGCAGACAGGGTCGTTGCGTTCATGGATCACATAAGGATCTTCCAGGAACAGGTCGAAAAACTCAAGGCTTTGCACGTCGATTCGGCAGAGTACAGCTGCTTAAAGGCCATTGTCCTCTTTACTTCAG ATGCTTGCGGTTTGTCTGATGTGGCCCATATAGAAAGCTTACAGGAGAAATCGCAATGTGCTCTGGAGGAGTATGTGCGCAGCCAGTACCCGAACCAACCGACCCGTTTTGGGAAGCTTTTACTTCGTCTCCCTTCTCTTCGCACCGTCTCATCTTCTGTCATCGAGCAATTATTCTTCGTCCGTTTGGTAGGTAAAACCCCCATAGAAACCCTGATCCGTGATATGTTACTATCCGGGAGCAGCTTCAACTGGCCTTACATGTCGATTCAATAA
- the nr2f2 gene encoding COUP transcription factor 2 isoform X4, which yields MQIISDTEQRQLQAMMFAVQRGRMPPTQPTPGQFALTNGDPLNCHSYLSGYISLLLRAEPYPTSRYGSQCMQPNNIMGIENICELAARLLFSAVEWARNIPFFPDLQITDQVALLRLTWSELFVLNAAQCSMPLHVAPLLAAAGLHASPMSADRVVAFMDHIRIFQEQVEKLKALHVDSAEYSCLKAIVLFTSDACGLSDVAHIESLQEKSQCALEEYVRSQYPNQPTRFGKLLLRLPSLRTVSSSVIEQLFFVRLVGKTPIETLIRDMLLSGSSFNWPYMSIQ from the exons ATGCAAATAATTTCGGACACTGAACAAAGACAATTGCAAGCAATGATGTTTG CAGTCCAAAGGGGAAGAATGCCACCTACACAACCGACTCCAGGCCAGTTCGCCTTGACAAACGGAGACCCACTCAACTGCCATTCCTATTTATCGGGATATATCTCCCTGTTACTGCGGGCCGAGCCCTACCCGACCTCCCGCTACGGCAGCCAGTGCATGCAACCGAACAATATCATGGGCATTGAAAACATTTGTGAACTGGCCGCGCGGCTGCTCTTCAGCGCCGTGGAATGGGCGAGGAATATCCCTTTCTTCCCGGATCTGCAGATCACAGACCAGGTAGCCCTGCTAAGGCTGACCTGGAGTGAGTTGTTTGTTCTGAACGCTGCCCAGTGCTCCATGCCTCTTCATGTGGCTCCTCTCTTGGCCGCCGCCGGGCTCCATGCGTCTCCTATGTCTGCAGACAGGGTCGTTGCGTTCATGGATCACATAAGGATCTTCCAGGAACAGGTCGAAAAACTCAAGGCTTTGCACGTCGATTCGGCAGAGTACAGCTGCTTAAAGGCCATTGTCCTCTTTACTTCAG ATGCTTGCGGTTTGTCTGATGTGGCCCATATAGAAAGCTTACAGGAGAAATCGCAATGTGCTCTGGAGGAGTATGTGCGCAGCCAGTACCCGAACCAACCGACCCGTTTTGGGAAGCTTTTACTTCGTCTCCCTTCTCTTCGCACCGTCTCATCTTCTGTCATCGAGCAATTATTCTTCGTCCGTTTGGTAGGTAAAACCCCCATAGAAACCCTGATCCGTGATATGTTACTATCCGGGAGCAGCTTCAACTGGCCTTACATGTCGATTCAATAA
- the nr2f2 gene encoding COUP transcription factor 2 isoform X2, whose product MAMVVSTWRDPQDDVAGAQGTQPPPPQQGPQQPSGAPLTPQTPGQPGAPGTPAQSNQQQGEKQQQHIECVVCGDKSSGKHYGQFTCEGCKSFFKRSVRRNLTYTCRANRNCPIDQHHRNQCQYCRLKKCLKVGMRREAVQRGRMPPTQPTPGQFALTNGDPLNCHSYLSGYISLLLRAEPYPTSRYGSQCMQPNNIMGIENICELAARLLFSAVEWARNIPFFPDLQITDQVALLRLTWSELFVLNAAQCSMPLHVAPLLAAAGLHASPMSADRVVAFMDHIRIFQEQVEKLKALHVDSAEYSCLKAIVLFTSDACGLSDVAHIESLQEKSQCALEEYVRSQYPNQPTRFGKLLLRLPSLRTVSSSVIEQLFFVRLVGKTPIETLIRDMLLSGSSFNWPYMSIQ is encoded by the exons ATGGCAATGGTAGTTAGTACGTGGCGAGACCCGCAGGACGACGTGGCCGGAGCGCAGGGCACACAGCCACCCCCGCCTCAGCAAGGACCGCAACAGCCTTCTGGAGCACCCCTTACCCCGCAGACCCCGGGCCAGCCGGGAGCCCCGGGCACCCCGGCCCAGTCCAACCAACAGCAAGGCGAGAAGCAGCAGCAGCATATCGAGTGTGTGGTGTGCGGGGATAAATCGAGCGGCAAACACTACGGCCAGTTCACCTGCGAGGGCTGCAAGAGTTTCTTTAAAAGAAGTGTGCGCAGAAACTTGACGTACACATGTCGTGCCAACAGGAACTGCCCCATAGACCAACACCACCGCAATCAGTGTCAGTACTGTCGCCTGAAAAAATGCCTCAAAGTCGGCATGAGACGGGAAG CAGTCCAAAGGGGAAGAATGCCACCTACACAACCGACTCCAGGCCAGTTCGCCTTGACAAACGGAGACCCACTCAACTGCCATTCCTATTTATCGGGATATATCTCCCTGTTACTGCGGGCCGAGCCCTACCCGACCTCCCGCTACGGCAGCCAGTGCATGCAACCGAACAATATCATGGGCATTGAAAACATTTGTGAACTGGCCGCGCGGCTGCTCTTCAGCGCCGTGGAATGGGCGAGGAATATCCCTTTCTTCCCGGATCTGCAGATCACAGACCAGGTAGCCCTGCTAAGGCTGACCTGGAGTGAGTTGTTTGTTCTGAACGCTGCCCAGTGCTCCATGCCTCTTCATGTGGCTCCTCTCTTGGCCGCCGCCGGGCTCCATGCGTCTCCTATGTCTGCAGACAGGGTCGTTGCGTTCATGGATCACATAAGGATCTTCCAGGAACAGGTCGAAAAACTCAAGGCTTTGCACGTCGATTCGGCAGAGTACAGCTGCTTAAAGGCCATTGTCCTCTTTACTTCAG ATGCTTGCGGTTTGTCTGATGTGGCCCATATAGAAAGCTTACAGGAGAAATCGCAATGTGCTCTGGAGGAGTATGTGCGCAGCCAGTACCCGAACCAACCGACCCGTTTTGGGAAGCTTTTACTTCGTCTCCCTTCTCTTCGCACCGTCTCATCTTCTGTCATCGAGCAATTATTCTTCGTCCGTTTGGTAGGTAAAACCCCCATAGAAACCCTGATCCGTGATATGTTACTATCCGGGAGCAGCTTCAACTGGCCTTACATGTCGATTCAATAA
- the nr2f2 gene encoding COUP transcription factor 2 isoform X3 has translation MAMVVSTWRDPQDDVAGAQGTQPPPPQQGPQQPSGAPLTPQTPGQPGAPGTPAQSNQQQGEKQQQHIECVVCGDKSSGKHYGQFTCEGCKSFFKRSVRRNLTYTCRANRNCPIDQHHRNQCQYCRLKKCLKVGMRREVCSFRTAAVQRGRMPPTQPTPGQFALTNGDPLNCHSYLSGYISLLLRAEPYPTSRYGSQCMQPNNIMGIENICELAARLLFSAVEWARNIPFFPDLQITDQVALLRLTWSELFVLNAAQCSMPLHVAPLLAAAGLHASPMSADRVVAFMDHIRIFQEQVEKLKALHVDSAEYSCLKAIVLFTSDACGLSDVAHIESLQEKSQCALEEYVRSQYPNQPTRFGKLLLRLPSLRTVSSSVIEQLFFVRLISMLLREKFTP, from the exons ATGGCAATGGTAGTTAGTACGTGGCGAGACCCGCAGGACGACGTGGCCGGAGCGCAGGGCACACAGCCACCCCCGCCTCAGCAAGGACCGCAACAGCCTTCTGGAGCACCCCTTACCCCGCAGACCCCGGGCCAGCCGGGAGCCCCGGGCACCCCGGCCCAGTCCAACCAACAGCAAGGCGAGAAGCAGCAGCAGCATATCGAGTGTGTGGTGTGCGGGGATAAATCGAGCGGCAAACACTACGGCCAGTTCACCTGCGAGGGCTGCAAGAGTTTCTTTAAAAGAAGTGTGCGCAGAAACTTGACGTACACATGTCGTGCCAACAGGAACTGCCCCATAGACCAACACCACCGCAATCAGTGTCAGTACTGTCGCCTGAAAAAATGCCTCAAAGTCGGCATGAGACGGGAAG TCTGTTCTTTTCGCACTGCAGCAGTCCAAAGGGGAAGAATGCCACCTACACAACCGACTCCAGGCCAGTTCGCCTTGACAAACGGAGACCCACTCAACTGCCATTCCTATTTATCGGGATATATCTCCCTGTTACTGCGGGCCGAGCCCTACCCGACCTCCCGCTACGGCAGCCAGTGCATGCAACCGAACAATATCATGGGCATTGAAAACATTTGTGAACTGGCCGCGCGGCTGCTCTTCAGCGCCGTGGAATGGGCGAGGAATATCCCTTTCTTCCCGGATCTGCAGATCACAGACCAGGTAGCCCTGCTAAGGCTGACCTGGAGTGAGTTGTTTGTTCTGAACGCTGCCCAGTGCTCCATGCCTCTTCATGTGGCTCCTCTCTTGGCCGCCGCCGGGCTCCATGCGTCTCCTATGTCTGCAGACAGGGTCGTTGCGTTCATGGATCACATAAGGATCTTCCAGGAACAGGTCGAAAAACTCAAGGCTTTGCACGTCGATTCGGCAGAGTACAGCTGCTTAAAGGCCATTGTCCTCTTTACTTCAG ATGCTTGCGGTTTGTCTGATGTGGCCCATATAGAAAGCTTACAGGAGAAATCGCAATGTGCTCTGGAGGAGTATGTGCGCAGCCAGTACCCGAACCAACCGACCCGTTTTGGGAAGCTTTTACTTCGTCTCCCTTCTCTTCGCACCGTCTCATCTTCTGTCATCGAGCAATTATTCTTCGTCCGTTTG